The Plasmodium chabaudi chabaudi strain AS genome assembly, chromosome: 4 nucleotide sequence AACTATGGTGAGAAATAAATGTGTTTCCTTAATTTACAGTCGGATTTCTTCATAACAActtcttattttatttatcccCTACATACACCAAGCACTTACctatacaatattttcctcatatatattaaataatacatatatgtatgtatatatattttttttttatgtatactACTCCTAAGTTTCACACGCTTATCaattttccatatattGACCATTTAAGAGgaaaatttgtaaaatactaaaaaaattaatacacTTCATTCTATACTTCCccctatattattattatatattttattttttttttttttattaacaaatgatataaatccTAATAATTATTCAGTGGTCGCTAGCTatggaatatttttttttatgtactgtacataattaaatattttcttagCTATTTTGTTAagttctttttttttataattttatttactattattatcagattatttatataatatatttttgttattataaatataataattaaaatttttatttatgacaattaatttaattacattaagaaattattaatatttaccTTCTACTTGACAAGCTATATTCCcttttatataatgcaAAGCGGCAACTATTCGTCTATGCCTCAAATTCAATCAGCTAGGAGTATATGTAACTACTAACGAATAaagcaataaaaaaaatatgcatacatatatatttatatgaacaagcacaagttcatttttaagaaaatGATCCTTCATAATGTATAACCAAAGTaaacacatatttttttctttttatgttttattcaTTCCCAGACAAAAGCcccaaaacaaaattttttcttataaaaAGTTCCTcagacaaaaatatttcgaTTTCTCTAAATTTTAGTATATGGGCAACAACACcaaaaaacgaaaataaatttctCAGCGCCTTTATAGTATgttattcataaaaaaaaaacataaattattaaaaaaatatgtatacatatatattctctATTAAGGTGTAACCGATTTATGTATCTCTATACATACCAAATTGTATATTGAAAGTTACACACTAGTCATTATAGAATgaagtaataaatattatttattgttattgtcttataatttattttcaacttATTCAGGAAAATGATTATGTAATTTTAGTATTCTCCGTCAATGAGAGTTCTAAATTTTGTGGCTATGCTATTATGAGATCAAAgtaacataattttattaccatgttcataaatttatattgtttattaaatgtgaaatattaattttctataaatatgcatgtaATAATGTAACCCCGTcctacatatatttatacgtTTTGacaatattattcatatatatttttttaaatagacCAGGGGAatccaaaaataataacgtatatttttattatgatgataaaatatttcgaGGAAAGAATTTTGATATTCAATGGATTAGAATGTAAACAAATACTAGCTGACTTGATAAAGCTGTGTGtgttcataattatatttgtatatatgctACATATGGCTATTGCTTCCTTTTTCAACTTTATAGAGTggatgttttttttcacgaAGTAACACACTTAAAGAATAGCCTTAATGATAATAAGTTAATTAAAGTAGGCAGAGATGGTCAGGTAATGCTAATTTATaccttattattttatattcctacaaatattatgaacagaaaataaattatatgaacatGCAAGGTGATTATTGTATAGCTATTTGCACACATATGACTATGcaattatatgtatgcatttatttttttttcaggaAATTGAACAAATGGCTGGAATGAAATTGTGTGATATTTTTGAAGCCAAATTCGAACGAATGGGCACATTTCAGTAATTTAgcaaaatgtttatattcatatgcTTAAATACGCACATATTTAAGtttacattttcattaatgaTTGCATTTTCTTCCATATAGGaactttaataaaattccaCAAGCACCAAAAATGATTGACACAAGCTCCAACCGGATGATAGACACTCCAAGTGGTGAAGAacaaaaagataaaataaaactataCCCAATAAACAACgatttaaatatgaattataataCTTTTCGTAAACTATATGAAGAAtcgaaatataatttaactaatatatataatccagcattgcatatatttccTATCGATTTAACAAATATGAGTTATGATGATTATATTGATTTGTATGAAAAATCTTTACCCGTTtggaaacaaaaaatggaagAACTACAATTAAATTGTAATTACATTAAgcaatgaagaaaaaatcaatttaaaaataccaATAAGTATTGCCATCACATATTAATAAGAAGTCTATACATATGCttatatgtgtgtatgtTCCTATCCCCTATATGGCACATTATGCAAAATACATAACATTTTGTTCTTAACTTATTTTTACGTTTTCAATTTATAtagaataattttttttaagtgtaactatattttttttttattgcattatattatgcgaacattttttagtatcaccccttttatcttttaataacattattaatgtttataatttatgaatGCTACTCGCACATGTCTACATATGCAATACATATGTGTGtgcatattttcaaatCAAAAATGTTGTACTACAGTACAGTATCATTGTAGTTGTATTGGTTTCGATAAAAAATTGggaaattttaataaagtCTAAAAAAAGGGagtttaattttaaaaaaaaagtttaaagaataacttcaaaaaatataattatgaacaaaaaatgatcattttttttttataaaatagtaGCTAGCCATTTGTAGCTTTTTTGATCAATGgtcataatttttgaattaatTTGATCAAGCAAACTTTCTTGTAAATTTtggataaaaatatcacagaataaacatttttcatgatttataaataatatatttttagagGGAATGTAAatatcaaatataaatgggCTGTCTTTTAATGGtatatttgttaaaaattcaatattttttttttttaaatattcaataatattatatttaatagtaTTATTACTCGAAACAGCtatatgattattattttccatttggtcatttttttttttaatactgCTTATTAggtaattataaaaatgcgaaacatttttatattttgataaaattaaatcaaatatgtacaaattcttaattttaaaaacataaataatctgaagtaataaaatataccaAAATGGAtctacattattatttaataaaattattttatttacttcattaagaattttataaatatcattCAAGCAGTCTTTTTTAGAGAATACcataaggaaaaaaaaatagctgaTAAAAGAttctaaattattatatgtgcTAAATGAGTTCTTGATATTGTcaataattatttctatCTTTTGTCTTTCATTACTATTATCAATTGGAACACTCTCAGGTTCTCTTCCAACCATTGTACATAAATTGACAATCTCATGTGGTtcaaaacatttttttgttgttaaaaaattcagGTAACAATCGTAATCTTCCTTATTATCAAAACGGtgtgtatttatatatttttcatatatcatattaatatagTAAAATTCAAACATgtctataatattatatttattatatgagtAATTGGAAATTTCACtgttattacatttttcagACTCTACAATGCTGTccgttttattatta carries:
- a CDS encoding YTH domain-containing protein, putative codes for the protein MQSGNYSSMPQIQSARSIYKSPKTKFFLIKSSSDKNISISLNFSIWATTPKNENKFLSAFIENDYVILVFSVNESSKFCGYAIMRSKPGESKNNNVYFYYDDKIFRGKNFDIQWIRIVDVFFHEVTHLKNSLNDNKLIKVGRDGQEIEQMAGMKLCDIFEAKFERMGTFQNFNKIPQAPKMIDTSSNRMIDTPSGEEQKDKIKLYPINNDLNMNYNTFRKLYEESKYNLTNIYNPALHIFPIDLTNMSYDDYIDLYEKSLPVWKQKMEELQLNCNYIKQ